Genomic DNA from Gimesia aquarii:
GGAGGCTGCTTCATCACCTTCTGCCAATGCCTGAAGTGTGTCATCTAACTGTGAAGTAGAATTCACCCCATTTGTTTTGTCCGCTTGCACTTGCTGATTGATCTCAGTTTGTGACATATCAACAACCTGTTTCTGTAGGAGATCAGCCAGTCCTTCTGGTATGGGTAAAGTCTCTAATGAGTTGGTTTCCGTCACATCAGTCGGCAGACTAATGTCAGTTTGGTCTTCAGCAACTTGGAAATTGGCAGGGGGTTGAATCTCTCCGTCACCAATTATAAGTTCTTGAGCCAATTGCTCTTCACTTTGCGTGGAAAGTGTTGACTCGAATAGAGAGTAAACTTGTCCTTTAGCTTCGTTTTCAGACAGTTTTACTTCTTGTATCGTACTGAGCCCAGATTCTTCAATCGCTTCAACTGATTCTGAATTCTCTTTTGTTTGAGATTCCTGAGCGGATTGTATGGCCTCAGATGCTGACTTTGAAGACCTTGATTCCTGGTACGCTTCGGTATTATTATCTCGGCGACTCTCTCGCTGTTGCACTTGATCTTCACGATAATCAGCATTCGATCTGGAATGGGTGTCCGTTTTTGAAGATCTTTTTTGATCTGATTGAAAATCAACAGATCTCGATTCTGTTTCCTGTCTTCTATCAACTGTCGAATCTGATTGTTTCTTAGACAGGGACTCGCTTAACTGTCTGCGATAAGTAGAATCCGCACTTCGAGATGCCCCCGGATTAATATCGAGATTCGTTTTCCCATATTGACTTAAATCAGGTGCCGGCAGGTCGAGAATGGAAACCTTGTGAGAACTAGACATTTCTCAGTACCTCAGATAAGAAAATGATTCTGTTTACAATCGTTTCGCGTACTTTTTAGGAGTGCGCAATAAAGACCACAGTTGGATTTAACTGTTTCACCAGTATCATTTTCGTCAGAATGAGGTATCAGACATCACGTAAGAATACGTAAAATAAACCTATTTTAGCGAAAAATTGTATTAGGCTTGCGTGGAAAACCTCAATTGTTTTCCGAAAGTTTACCGAGCGTGTCTTCAGAAAGGCTGCGGAACCGTTCATCTTGGGAGATTTGCTTGAATATCTCTTTTCCGCGTTTTATGACCAAAGGATCAGCCATCACCAGGAATTCCTTTAAAAGCTTAGCGATAAACTTCCCATCCATGCCCTTCAGGAGCTCAATATTTTCTTCGGTAGAGAGCTGCATTAAATATTGAACAGCATCACCGGGAGGCAGTGCAACGAGTACACTCTGAGTTTTTTTGGTAGCAGTACTCTGACTTTGCTTTTTCAGGATTTTGAGTTCCTCTTCGAACTCTTTCTTCGCTTCTTCAAAGTTCAGACGATCTTTTTTTAGAGAATCCGAAGACTGAGTGATAGAACTTTTCAGCATTTCAATTTCATCTTCGCGTGATGCTAATTCTAAAATACGCATCTCGCGTTTCAATGTGATCTCGTCACGTGATGGCGACGTTTCCACATCTTCAATAATCGCCACATCATCCAACGACTGCCCCGTAACGATCAGACGAATATCTTTCATTGAATCTGCAGTAAGATGCCCTCTAAACCACAAAAAACCGATGCCCAGTAGTTCTGACATAATGGTCGCTACACAAAAGACACTGACAATAATGGCTAAAGAGCGGATCATCTTGAAACCCTTGTTTGTTGAGTTGCAGCCCAAGTTTCTTCGAGCTCAAATGATTCTTTCCTGGTTTGCTCATAAAGAAACTGCTCACGATGTTTGTCTGACAGCTTTTCCATTGCTTTCACTTCCTGCTCGGCACTTGCGAGTGCCTGTCGGCACGCCTGAATCTGTTTTTCTACAATCTTACGATTGGCTATGATCATCTGAATCTGAGCCTGTAATTGCCCGGCATAGAATCGGAGGCTGGTAGAGCCATCAATGTCAACGGCACCTTTTGATTGCCGTACTCGAATTTCCTGAAACTGTTCTATCCTCAATTCCTCTAAATTCTGCTTCTGTTGGATTAATCGTTGATCTGTCTGTAGTACCTCTCCCAGTAACTGGCGGCATAAACCTCGTTTATGACATCGCATTTTGAGGACAGATTCGAATTGAAACTGAAACTTTTTCATACCGGGTTCGTTACCGCCTCTCGATTAACAAAATGGTCAAAAGATAAATTTCACCTAATCTGTCTTCGTAACTGTCTCAACTTCCTGCTCGCTTTCAGGAACATGACTTATTGACGCTAGTTGACGGGAACGAACAAGTAAATTTTCAAGCCCTTTTGCTGCGTCTTCGTAATTTGAATTTTCTGTGCTTCCCTGTTTCAAATACTCATTCCAGAGCGGTTTTAATCGAATTGCAAGATCGACCTCAGGGTTTGAACCCGCTTGATAAGCACCAATCGAAATCAAATCTTCCGACTGTTGATAAGCAGCCATAAGTTTCTTAATCACTGCAGCCGATTCTTGATGCTCAGAACTGGTGATATCGTTCATGGAGCGACTGATACTTTGTAATACATCAATAGCGGGCCAATGTGATTCATGCGCCAGCTTCCTGGAAAGCATGATGTGCCCATCCAGGATTCCTCGAACAGTATCTGAAATCGGCTCGTTAGCATCATCGGCTTCAACGAGAACCGTGTAGAAACCAGTAATACTACCTGAATTGGTGCGACCACTACGTTCAAGTAGCTTCGGCAGGAGGGAAAAGACGCTTGGAGGATATCCCCTTGTTGCCGGTGGTTCACCAGCAGCTAATCCAATTTCCCGCTGCGCTAACGCATAACGGGTTACGCTATCCATCATGAGTAGTACATCCTGCCCCTGATCGCGGAAGAATTCTGAAATCGCCGTTGCCAGATGTGCTGCACGAAGTCGAATGAGTGCTGGTTCATCACTGGTTGCTACAATGACAACACTACGAGCCAACCCTTCAGGTCCAAGATCACGGTCGAGAAACTCACGTACTTCTCGGCCACGTTCACCCACGAGGCACACGACATTTATATCAGCCGAACTTTGTCTGGCCATTTGCCCCATTAATGTACTTTTTCCGACACCACTGCCTGCAAAAATACCGAGACGTTGTCCTTTTCCGCATGTTAAGAAGCCATCAATGGTTCTGATACCTATACTCAAGGGAGTATCAATCCGCGGACGTTCCAATGGAGAAATCGGTTTCGCTTTCAGGTTTGCACGATGCGATAGCATTGCCTGATTTTTTCCATCAATACAACGCCCCCGGCCGTCCAATACTCTTCCCAGTATCCCCTCTCCCACTGCAACAGCAGGTACAGATTGAATCAATGAAACCCGATCCCCTCGACGAATTCCCGTTAACTCTTCATAGGGAAGTAACAAGGTTTCCTCATCCTGAAATCCAATCACTTCCGCTTCTACAGGTCGACCGTTTTCTCGATCAATAGAACAGACTGCCCCTAAAGGAGCCGGGAAGCCAGAAACAGATGTGGTTAAACCAACGATCCGAGTGACCCTCCCTGTAAGACGAAAAGGTAGTATCTGTTTTATTTGTTGAGAGACATCAAACATAGGTTTCAGCTAGTCCTGATTTTGGATAATTAACTCTTGAGAGATCCTCTCCAATTGAGCTTCAATTGTGGCATCAATGGTTCCATGTTGTGTCTCAATAAAACACCCCCCAGAAGAAATCGATTCATCCTCAATCACTTCACACGTCTGACATCCAGTAAGATTGGTAATAAACGCTTTCGTACCTTCTCCAAGTTGAGCAACATCAACTGGATTCAGATGAAATCTGATGTGCTGTGTACCTGATGCCAGCTTGAGAGCCTCACTCATCATTACGTTCACAGATTCAGGATGAGACTTGAGTTCGTGGCGAATTAGTTTTTCTGCAATGTAAAGGCAAATATCGACAGCCGTAGCATCCCACGTTTTACGCCAGTTTACCTGCTCATTTTGTAGCCCCTCAACAGCGGCCTGCATTGCAGGATAAATTGTCCCCAACCTCTCCTCAACACTTCGATTAGCTATCTCTTCAGATCGAGATTGAATTGATGCTTCCACTTCATGTTGAGCTTCCTCATGGCCTTGTTTTTTCCCTGCAAGAAACGCCTCTTGTTTAATCTGTTCTGCTTCTTGCTGCGCATCGATAATCATCTGACGTGTCTGATTACGTACGGTCAGAATATACTCCTCACAACGTTTTTCGATGTCATTAAAATTGTAAGCAATTTTCGAACCCAGCGACCGAAATGCTTCAGCTTTTAGTAATTTTGTTGTTTCCAGTTCCACCATGCTGATAACTTTTATCAATAAAAAATGAAAAAATGTTCAAATCTCTGCGAGATTATGTTTCGTTAACAATTAATCAATGTTGACTGTAACCTATGTGATATACTGTTCGCTCTCATTTCCAGCAGCGACTTCAATTTCACCTGCGTCTTCTAATCGACGGACACTATCAACAATTTGTTGTTGTACTGCTTCAACATCACTGACTTTAATCGGTCCTAGATATTCCATCTCTTCTCGAAGCATATCAGCCGCTCTTTGTGACAGATTACTGAGAACTTTCTGTTTAATTTCATCAGAGGCACCTTTGAGAGCAATTGCCCACTGGTTGGTATCTACTTCCTTCAACAAGGCTTGAATTGCTTTACCATCCAGTTTGACCAGGTCATCAAAGACAAACATCAAACGCCGAATTTCATCAGCCAGGTCCGGTGTATCTTGATCCATACTTTCCAGAATCCCCTTATTTGTCATACGATCGGTTACGTTCAGAATCTCTGCCACCAGCTCAACACCACCCGCTTTTTCCATTCCCTGACTGAACGTATTTTTCATACGATGTTCGAGACTCTTTTCAACATCACGAATTACTTCTGGGCTGGTTTGTTCCATGTTTGCAATCCGCTTGATCACATCCATCTGCTTATTAGAGGGTAGCCCGGCCAGAACTTCAGCAGCCAGATTACTTGATAAATGCGACATAATCATTGCGATTGTCTGCGGATGTTCTTCTATAATGAATGTCAATAAATTCGCTGCGCCTGACTTCTGTAAAAATCCAAATGGAACAGAATTCATCGTCTGATTGATACTATCGAGAATCGAGCCCGCGCCTTCTTTACCTAATGATTGTTCGAGGAGTTCGTTGACTGCATCCAATCCACCTCGCTCCATATTGGTCTGTTCACTCCGCAACGCTGTAAACTCATTCAAAACGCTTGTTTGTTGCTCTTTAGAAACATCTTGCATGCTGGCTATCATCATAGTGACTTTTTCAACATCTTCTTTGGGCATTAAGCTGAGTACTTCAGCGGCAAGCGCTTTATCCAAGCTCAATAACAAAGTCGCTGCTTTTTGTAATTCATCCATTTTCTTATCCAAAGTCTAAATGATTTTCCAACTTTAATGCCTAAGATCATTTCGAATTAAGTTTTCGATTGAATCCATTTGCTCAATACGATCGCTGCGACTTCTGGGTTATCGCGTACCTGTAGTTGAACTTCATCACGCTGAGTCGGTTCAACGGCCGGTTTTTCTTCTTCCTCTTCTTGCGTAGAGTTGGCTGCCAATTCTGCCAAAGGATTGACTAAGTCCTGATCAACGTCTTTCACTTGAGGCATACTCTTATTGAGCATCCACAATGCCCAGATTGCAAATAAGCCCAAGCCAATCGTACTTCCCCATTGGCTCATAAATTCACCAACACTCTCTGTAATCGGTAATGCTATTTCCGGAACATCTGGATCAACACGTACATAAGAAGAAACACTCACGGCATCAACCGCTGATTGCGAGGGGATGAGCTTTTGCACCTGCTTTTGAATATTTGTCTCGACTTCTGTTTTTATAGCATCTGTTGCCTGTTTGAATGCGGCAATATCAGCTTCTGCTTCTCCTTTTTTTGTACCACGTTTAACGGCAACAGCTTCGTAATAATCCTCTGGAATAGAAACAGAGACTTGCACTGTGCTGGGCATGGCTGCCACAAATTCTTTCTCAGTCCAAGTGAAAGATGGGGCAGTAATCGATTCGTTATTCGTTTCTGTGACTTTCTCATTTTTTTCATTACCACGAGCGACAGACAGAGAGTTAGGCTGATTGGAGCGCGCACCTGGTTCTGATTTGACTGGTTTCGAACTGATACTGCGTTCGCTGGACTGCTCTTTTGACTGCAATGTCACCTTGGCATCGGTACTGATTTCCTGTTTTCGTTCAACATACCGTTTCAGATTCTCAACATCGACATTCACGTTCACAAGGACGTCCGGAATGTATGACAGAGAATCATGTATTTTATCCTGATAGTTTTTAGTATGTTTATTGACCCACGTGATAAATTGGCTATCGAAAGCGTTGTTTTTATCTTCGGTTGTGTAGGATGTTCCCGTCGATTGATCGAACACTGTTACTGAATCAACAGTTAAATCAGGAACCATCGTAGAAACGGCTGCGCGCAGGCTCGTAATTAATACTGGTGTCAAGTCTCTACCAGGACGCGGCTTGACCATTACCGTGGCAGTTACTTCAGGAGTAGTATTATTCCAGCGTAATCGCTTCTTGGAACGAGCCCACATAACACTCGCGTCTTCTATCGCAGGAATAGCTCGAATCATTCGACGTAACTGGTTTCCGAGCGCGATATCACGCATGACCTGCAGTTGGTCCTTGCTGACAAACATGCTTGATTTTTCAAACTGTTCCTGCCATTCTGAAGCCCAGTCAGTCGGTAATCCGCCCCCTTCGATTAAAGCGGCGTTATAGCGTGGGACTTCATTTTGAGGAACCATGATTCTCTGGCCTTTACGACTAAAATCGGTCAAGCCGGCCCGCAACAGAACTTCCTCTGCGTGAATCACTTCCTGAGTTGTAAAGTCTTTCCCGAGCGAAAGGGAGACATAGCTGGAATTTTTGTCTCGAAAAAAGAGCACTCCAAATGCAATCATCATCAATAGTGGAACTGCCAGCAAGATAGCTCGCTGGCTGCCAGACATTGATTGAAGTAACTCATTAAACTGCTGATATACTTTTTTTATGGTATCCATACCGTGCGACCAATCGACTAATCCGTGTCAAAATGGTTTAATAACAAACTGAATTTATTTTCAATCTACATTTGCATCCGCTGAATTTCATTATAAGCTTCCAGAAGCTTATTCCGCATCTGCACCATCATTCGCAGAGCAAGATCTGCTTTCTTAATTGAAGAGAAGACTTCTGCCTGTGTAATGTCTTCTCCTAACAATCCCTTTTCAATCGATTGCTGAGATTGCAACTGAATCTGATTCACATTTTCCAAAGACTGAAGCATCATATCTTTAAAGGAAACATCGCTTGAAACATTATTTGCAGTATTATCATTGAATCCCACTGGCGGAATTCCAGGTGAAAACATATTGCTAATTTGGTTTATGGAATCAGTCATTCTGCTCACTTCCCTGAGATCAGATGAAATTCGGAATTACTTATTATTGGGAATCTGGAAATCACGCCAGAATTCGTAACGAAGTAGTAAACATTTCTTTTGTAATATCCATAGCAGAGATATTCGCTTCATAGGCACGCCCCGCTTCCAATGCATTCACGAATTCTGTCGTAACATCAATATTAGGATATGTCACCAGACCATCCTGGTCTGCATGAGGATGCCCCGGAGTGTATGTTTTTCGTAATTCGCTGTCTGTATCAATTTCAACTTTATATTTGACCCCAACACCTGATCGCTCCTGACCCAGGCTTTGAGTATCTGCCTGAAATGTGACTAATCTTCGGTAGAAAGGCGATTCCCCACTATTAGGATCATGTGATACATTCACAGAGGCAATGTTACCAGCGATCGTATTCATCCGTTGTCGCTGTGCCACCAGACCACTAGAACTGATGTCTATTCCCTTAAACATGTCATGTCCTTTGCAATTATTATAATTATTTATTCTTATTATGATCATTCAAAGCTAGGGACGTTCTGAAATCACCGTCATCAACTGATTCATCTGTGCCATCATGACCTCAACAGCAAATTGCTGCATCAGTGAATTTTTTGTCATGCGCATGACTTGGGACTCCATGCTCCGATTGTTCGCATCTTGAAATGTCAGGTTTTGAGGAGACGCTTCCTGCGCTTCAAATAAGCTTTTAGGAAATAAGTTTTCCAATTGTGATTCAACTGACTGACTATTTGCTAAAGTAACTGGCATCCCTAAAGATTGCGGAGCCGCAGGTCCTGGTATTTTATCTTTCAACTGAACTGCTTCACGTAACGCCTGCTGAAAATCTTCAACGGGTAAGTCACGCATTTTATAAGATGGTGTATCAATATTGGCGATATTCCCTGCAAGAACTTCCTGTCTATGTTCCGCGAACGCGGCCATTTTTTCCAATAAAGGCAAAGAATTCGAATTCAGAATTTGATCTATCATAAAATCCACCTCACAAAATGCTTAAGACACCACGGTCGGTCACGCAGCTCGTTTGACCTTAAATCTTCGTTTCGAATCTGGACCACCTCGAGGCGGATATCCATAAGATCTCAACTTCCCAGAAAGTGTTCGTAGGCCAATATCCAGCATTTGTGCCGTATTTTCACGATTTCCGCCACAACGGGCAAACGTACTTTCTATGAGTTTTTGCTCCATCTCCCGTAAGGTCATCCCGACTAGAGAATCTGTATTTGATATCATCTCTGATCCTATCCAAGGTGATAAACTGGCGGCATCAAGTCGGGAACCGCTGTCAACCAGATTCACATGGCGGATCAGATTTTGTAACTCCTGGACATCCCCAGTCCAATCATGTTTCTTCAACATTTCCAAACCATCTAATGTTAATAGTTTGGGAAGCGTCCCCTCTGTCTTAGCAACTTCACTAATGATATGCTCAGTCAACAACGCCAGATCTTCTTTTCGATCATTCAAACGGGGAACGGAAATTGTTGATTCCGTGAGAATCACTGCCAGTTTTCTCTTAAACTGATTTTGTGATACCAATTCTTTAAGCGAAACATGGCTAGTGGAAATGACTCGACAATTCACATTTTTTTGCTGTTTTTCTTCTGGAGAAAAATATGTTTCATTCTCAAAAATCTTCAACAAAATACCTTGAACAGGTAATGAAGCCAGATTCACCTGATCGAGAATCAAGGTTCCCCCCTCTGCCTGTTCAATACGTCCTGGATTCCAGACAGGCTCGTCTGAATAACTGCTTTCTTCATGTGAATAAAAACCAATCAATTCCCGCTCCACATTCTCTGTAGTCAGAGTATTACAATTCACTTTAATGAGCGGATGAGAATCAATGAACATGGAATCGTGTATAATTTCAGCAATCAGAGATAACTCTGAACCGGGTACCCCTTGCAATAAGACGGGACATTTCAGGTGGATAATATCTGCAATACGATCACGTAATGTTTGAATAACCTGACTATAGCCAATGAGCCGGCGACTGGAGCGTTCATTTAATTCTGAAATCAAGTCAGCACATTCTTGAGACAATCGAGCGTATTTGATAGCAGAATCGAGTAGTCTCCTGATACTATCAACGGAATCCTGGGGATTCAGTTCTGCGAATGGAATCATAGATTCATAGGAAGTCGTTTGACCAGATTTCAAAACCTCTTTTTGTGTTTCATTAGTTAATGCTGGATAAAAAAGAACAGGAATCAAATTCTGCTGATTATCATGATCAACCGAAAGTGTAAACTCCGAAATTGACTTTTGATCAAGTAACACACAAACATCTGCTCTCGCACGGAGCGGTGCTTGTGAAAAATTGACTTCCGCTAAAGGAATTACGGTATACCCTAAATTTGAAAACTGAGCACACACTTCTAGGCGACGAATACGATCCTGAGAAACAACCTGAATCGCTCCACGTGACAAGGAATTTTGTATTTGTTTTATATTCATTATTCAAAACCCATCTAATTGAAAGGTAAAATGATTTGTATTCAAAATAGATCAAACTATTGATCAATATTTAAATGGCGATGAGTGACCGGGGCCAAACTGTCCCGATAGGCTTCGCCCACTCTCTCGCCCTGGTTTAATGACTGGATCTGGTGATTCGTACGATCTCGTCGATCTACCATACATTGGGTACTTGTGTCTTCATTCTTTAACAGCTTTGCAAGAACTTCTTCAGACTCCCGTAAGATCTGTTCGCATACTTCGCGTTGATCAGCTGACAACAAATCTCGCTCACTCCTCCATTTCTCCCAAAGCTTAGGCAATTGTCTGGTGTATTGATCCAGTTGCCCAAATAACCGTTGTTTTTGCCCTAGAACGTCCAGCAAGCCGGAATAGTCATCCTGGTCAATCAAATTTTGCTGCTCAAACGAAAGCTTTAGCAATCTTTTTGAATATTCCAAGCGAACTGAAAATAGTTTGGGATAATCGATCATTTTTAGGGAGGTCAAAAAACTAGATATAATTTTGGTTAAACAAAATCAGGGATACGCCACACGGCGAATAATAATTCCTGAATTGATCTCTATTTTGCGGTTACAACATTAAACACCAGCACCTGTCTCTATTTGATTTGGACGGTTATCAGAATTACGTAGTTCACGTGACCAATCCAACCAGCGGTTCCATTCTTCGCGTCCCAAATTCGTTGCCCTGGACTCAAAGACTTTATCCGGCATCTGTTTCAAAATAATTTTTGCCTGTTCGAGCATACTTTTGGCCTCATTTTTTTTCCCCAGACTCTCGTAACATCCCGACATTTTCATATATGCGATCAGGACTTCCGTGCTTTGAGGATAGCGGTTAACGGCATCATGATAAGATTTGATTGCTTCCTCGTACTTTTCAGTCAGGTACAATAAATGCGCAGTACCAAAACAAGTTGACTTTAGCAATCTTTTTCCCAAAGAATCCAGGCGATCTTCGCTTTCCAGTTTTCGCAGATCACGGTTTAACTTTTTGAGTTGCTGAATGGCCAGGTCCAAATATTCAAACTGTTTTTTTTTCAACTCTTGTCGCGCATTATCTGTTTTTGCATATTTCATTTCTTGAAACGGTTGATCCGCCAAATTTTGAAGAGATCTTGCTAACAGAAAACGCGCTTCATAGACCTTGTCTGATTCAGGGTAACGATCGACATATTCTCGTAGCCGCTTCGTTGCTTCTTCATGAAAGACAATGTTAGCTGCTTCTTTTCGCTTCTGATCAGTCTGTGGTTCTTTCTTTCCTTCTTCTTTTTGAGACTCCGCGATCTTTCCACGATGAAAATTTAGTTTACCCAAAGAGAATAAAGAGTCCTGCCACTGTTTCGCTTTCGGCGTCAAATTGCTTGATTCCAAAATTTCTTTCCAGATTGAGGCAGCCTGATCAAGATCATCTTTCTCAAGATAAGCGATCCCCATCAAATATTTTGCTTCAAATGAAGCGACATCAGTCGGATACCCATTGATGACTCGCTCAAAGTGATCGATCGCCTCATCAAGTTGATCAAGTTCAAGTAAAACTTCACCACGCCGAACAAGTGCCTGTGGCATTTTTTTACTTGGGTTTGTATTAATGAATCGAGTGATCACTTTTAACGCCGTCTCAAAGTCCTGACTTTTATGGAAGTGCTCTGCAGAGATTGATAAAATTTCTCCATAACGATCAGACGTAGTCAGAAGTCTGGCAAGCTCGTAATATGCTTTACCGCTTTGTTTCCAGCGTTCATTCAACTCAGGCTGCATACTTAGCTGCTGACTCACTGTAGATTCATCAAAAACACGTTCCAGATACTCAGCCCATCGGCGATTTGCATTTGCTGCTAATTCTTTCGCTTGAACTGCTGATAACAAAGGGGGAAGGTAATCTGACAATTGAATGGCGGCATTAAAATAGGTCACACCATTTTGAATATTTTTTTCATCAACCCAATCATTCCAGGCATCGAGAACATAAGTCCGAACCCGATCCAGATCAATCCAACGATTACGAAATTCTTCAGGACTCTCAATTGAGCGTAGTGCAGCACGATAGGCAATGAGTGCTTCTTCCGTTCTACCATTCTTTCGTAACAGTTCAGCAAGGTGTAAATAAGCAGCCAGACCTTCATGAGTTCCGGCATAACGATGAGTTGTTTGTTCATATAAATCGATGGCGGCGACTGTATCATTCAACGATTCAGCACACAATCCCATCAAATATGAGGCCTGTCGGGAAAACTTTCGCTCTAAACCCAGATTGTCTTTCACAGGAGCCAGCATACTTAAAGCCTCTTGATACTTTTCTTCTGCCATAAGCGTTTGTGCCTGAAAGACGATTGTTACCTGATTCACAGATTCTTTCTGTTTCACTTTTGACAAAACCTGCTGGGCCTGCTCATTCTTGCCCTGTGCCAGAAAAATCTGTGCCCTTTGTAAATACAATCGATCCCGTGTCAATGAATCCAAATCTTTAAGCTTGAGAGCTTCCGTATTTAACTCGAATGCTTTCTTTAAAACAGTATCCGCTTTATGATCAAGATAGATATCTGTTAGTAACATTGAGGCCTTCAATTTCCCGGGCGGATGTGTCTCAACCGCTTCTTCTAAAAGTGGGCGTGAACTTTTCATAGAACCCAATAAATAAGAACATGTTCCCAGCGCGTAACTCCATTGTGGACGATACTCTTGGTCAATCGCTCTTCTCTCAGCTTCTTTAAGATAACGGCTAGCGATCAAATACTGATGTTCCTGTGATTCTCCGGTAAGTCCTTCTGCATTTTCAAAGGCAA
This window encodes:
- a CDS encoding tetratricopeptide repeat protein, encoding MAEENNNQTESDEVADVAVKESPADGAEETAAEGAETEELSLRDRVTKIARTHWKPLGIAGSVLVLLSLYCLTISGEPEKTPKEILAEALDILKSAKDNNTRIQAQKIAYDLKKQDYQDPDFPGALYFIFGIVAFENAEGLTGESQEHQYLIASRYLKEAERRAIDQEYRPQWSYALGTCSYLLGSMKSSRPLLEEAVETHPPGKLKASMLLTDIYLDHKADTVLKKAFELNTEALKLKDLDSLTRDRLYLQRAQIFLAQGKNEQAQQVLSKVKQKESVNQVTIVFQAQTLMAEEKYQEALSMLAPVKDNLGLERKFSRQASYLMGLCAESLNDTVAAIDLYEQTTHRYAGTHEGLAAYLHLAELLRKNGRTEEALIAYRAALRSIESPEEFRNRWIDLDRVRTYVLDAWNDWVDEKNIQNGVTYFNAAIQLSDYLPPLLSAVQAKELAANANRRWAEYLERVFDESTVSQQLSMQPELNERWKQSGKAYYELARLLTTSDRYGEILSISAEHFHKSQDFETALKVITRFINTNPSKKMPQALVRRGEVLLELDQLDEAIDHFERVINGYPTDVASFEAKYLMGIAYLEKDDLDQAASIWKEILESSNLTPKAKQWQDSLFSLGKLNFHRGKIAESQKEEGKKEPQTDQKRKEAANIVFHEEATKRLREYVDRYPESDKVYEARFLLARSLQNLADQPFQEMKYAKTDNARQELKKKQFEYLDLAIQQLKKLNRDLRKLESEDRLDSLGKRLLKSTCFGTAHLLYLTEKYEEAIKSYHDAVNRYPQSTEVLIAYMKMSGCYESLGKKNEAKSMLEQAKIILKQMPDKVFESRATNLGREEWNRWLDWSRELRNSDNRPNQIETGAGV